The region GTGAGAATTATAATCGGTTTTTACAAATGGCGGTTAACCGGCTTCATCCAAGAGGTTATTTGGTATCGACAGCACTTGCTCCAAAAACGAGTGCAACTCAAGGCGGGCTGTTATATGAAGCACACGATTACGAGGCACATGGCAGAATTGCTGATTTTGTCATTCTGATGACGTATGAATGGGGATACCGACTTGGCCCGCCACAGGCAATCTCTCCTATCAATCAAATGAGGCGGGTGGTCGAGTATGCTCTATCAGTAATGCCAGCCGAAAAAATATTTTTAGGGTTCCAAATCTATGCACGCGATTGGCTTGTTCCCCATGTACAAGGCCAGGAAGCTGAAACATTCAGTCCGCAAGAAGCTATCAGACGGGCAGTAAAATATGGCGCATCGATTCAATATGATACGACAGCCCAATCGCCATTTTTCCGCTATGTAGATGAACAGGGCCAAAGACATGAAGTATGGTTTGAAGATGCACGGAGCGCGCAGGCTAAATTTGATATGGTCAAACAATATAATCTTCGCGGGATTAGTTATTGGGCATTAGGCTATCCTTATCCGCAAAACTGGGCATTGTTGAATGACAACTTTACGATAAGAAAATTAACATCGTAACTCGTTAAAAAACGGACTAGCCAAATAAACGCTTTTCATTCCTTTTGGTCTCCTTACCATTTAGATTTTCACCTTATACTTTCCGCTGCTAAAGATTATAACTTAAAAAACAAGCGTGGCACCCATTACCAATTTATAATGGTGTATACCACGCTTATTTTTATACAGGGTTTTGTCCCAGCTTTATTGATATTTTTCTCTACGTTAATTTGCAACTGCAACAGATGAAATTGTTTTATGATAGAATTCGATGAAGTTGTTCACTACCAAATCAAGGAATTCAATTGTGCCATGATCTGTTATTTCACCAGCATCATTCATTTTTTCATGAACGGATCCGACATATACTTCATTTCCCGGTAGTAAAATTGGTGATAATGCCGGGTTTGACAGAATTTGTCTTAAATGCATTTGTGCACGGACACTGCCGTGAACACCGATAGAAGAACCAACGATAAATGCCGGTTTATCTTTGATCGTAAAGTCGCCTCCACGTGATAGCCAGTCAATAGCATTTTTTAATGCACCTGGAATGGAATAATTATATTCTGGAACTGCGAACAATACGGCATCTGAATCCTTTACATCCGCTTTAAATCGATTTACATTTTCTGTCGGCGTATTTTCAATGTCAATGGAAAATGTGTCAACATCATTAATGAATACCGGTATAATATCCAATTTATCTGCATAGCGACTTCTCATATACGCCACTAACTTCGCGTTATGTGAGGTTGAACTCGTACTACCTATGATTGCTTTTACTTTTATTGCCATCTATAAAAACTCTCCTTTATTATTGTTGGAACAGATCTATATAGTATAATTAGTTCACATATATCTCAAGTCATATGCTTGGCTTGATAAACAGGGGACTATTTTCCACGAATCCCACTGTATTATCGTTTAGATGTCGGTTTAATGTGGAAATATGTTAAATGTAATATATTTCAGACATACGAAAAAATTGGCGAGGAGGTAATACCTTGAAACAAGGCTCGTTATTTGAAAATGAAAATGATAAGCATCAGCCTTTAGCCAACAGCGTACGCCCTCAATATTTAGAAGATTTTGTTGGTCAGAAACATTTACTGGGAAATGGAAAGGTTTTACGGGAAATGATTGAAAATGATCAAGTCTCGTCCATGATTTTCTGGGGACCGCCTGGAGTAGGAAAAACAACCCTCGCTAAAATTATCGCCAATCATACGAAGGCAAAGTTTATTCCTTTTAGCGCCGTATCAACTGGTATTAAAGATATTCGTAAGGTGATGAAAGAGGCCGAAGAAAACAGGGAATTAGGTGATAAATGCATTTTGTTTATTGATGAAATTCATCGGTTCAATAAGGCACAGCAGGATGCATTTTTACCCTATGTCGAAAAAGGAAGCATTATCCTTATCGGTGCAACCACTGAAAATCCATCCTTTGAAATAAATTCAGCTTTGTTGTCACGCAGTAAAGTTTTTGTCTTATATCAGTTATCAAATAACGAGATAGTTGAATTGTTACAAAAAGCTATTTCCAATCCAAAGGGCTTGGGAAATCAAGATATTCAACTGGAAGATGGGGTGCTGGAAGCGATAGCGGCGTTTTCTGATGGTGATGGAAGAATTGCCTTAAATACGTTGGAAATGGCCGTATTAAACGGAAAAAGACAGGAAGCATCCGTTACTATTGGTAAAGAAGATTTAACCCAGCTTATTCAAAGGAAGTCGCTACTATATGATAAAGATGGGGAAGAACATTATAATATCATATCGGCACTCCATAAATCGATGCGAAATAGTGATGTTAATGCCTCTGTTTATTGGTTATCCCGGATGCTGGAATCTGGGGAAGACCCCTTGTTTATTGCGAGAAGATTAGTCAGATTTGCCAGCGAAGATGTTGGCTTGGCAGATAACAGGGCTTTGGGAATAGCAGTAGCTGTATTTCAATCCTGTCAATTCATTGGTATGCCAGAATGCGATGTGCATCTTACCCAAG is a window of Lentibacillus daqui DNA encoding:
- a CDS encoding replication-associated recombination protein A — its product is MKQGSLFENENDKHQPLANSVRPQYLEDFVGQKHLLGNGKVLREMIENDQVSSMIFWGPPGVGKTTLAKIIANHTKAKFIPFSAVSTGIKDIRKVMKEAEENRELGDKCILFIDEIHRFNKAQQDAFLPYVEKGSIILIGATTENPSFEINSALLSRSKVFVLYQLSNNEIVELLQKAISNPKGLGNQDIQLEDGVLEAIAAFSDGDGRIALNTLEMAVLNGKRQEASVTIGKEDLTQLIQRKSLLYDKDGEEHYNIISALHKSMRNSDVNASVYWLSRMLESGEDPLFIARRLVRFASEDVGLADNRALGIAVAVFQSCQFIGMPECDVHLTQAVIYLAMAPKSNSAYVAYSKAKKDAQQSMNEPVPLQLRNAPTKLMKDLNYGKGYQYAHDTDEKLTTIKTMPDSLAGHEYYFPTSQGSEAKIKDRLKQISDWHKQNDH
- a CDS encoding NADPH-dependent FMN reductase, with amino-acid sequence MAIKVKAIIGSTSSTSHNAKLVAYMRSRYADKLDIIPVFINDVDTFSIDIENTPTENVNRFKADVKDSDAVLFAVPEYNYSIPGALKNAIDWLSRGGDFTIKDKPAFIVGSSIGVHGSVRAQMHLRQILSNPALSPILLPGNEVYVGSVHEKMNDAGEITDHGTIEFLDLVVNNFIEFYHKTISSVAVAN